In Aequorivita sp. H23M31, a single window of DNA contains:
- a CDS encoding S9 family peptidase: MKLSIAITLFLLGGAIKAQELNGSYKGHLDVQGMQLDLIVNITPTDNGFSATLDVPAQGASDIPLDSVVLQDNKVTITSAKMQLTYTGTVSGETIEGTYEQMGQKYPLTLKKTVKTKPGNTALPSSDEELAKLAAKAKGKFKFTVEDYFKTPDVFSFKLSPDGKYLSYMKRRDTGERDVYLKETATQKEKLLIKQGEDLIRGYFWANDNRILYLQDKGGDENYHLFGIDIDGSNKNELTPYDGVKVDVLEMLKDDDDHIIVQMNKENLQQEEPYMLNINDGEVTKLYTVEAGSPPVAGYSFDQKGNLRGIGRMVDGVNIEMLYKIDGEFKPMMVVEFGDSFGIDEFNPRSENPDEAYVVSNLGTDKAEIQLYDLKKNEKIKTLFKSDKFDVSGLSLSRKRNYEIDFYYYQGEKTEVVPVSDTYKKIYARLKKEFGDQQFFTQGKTDDESKYLVVLTSDKIVGEYYLYDVEKDTVTLLYKLLPNLMAEDMATMKPITFKSRDGLTLHGYITLPQGYKKGQKLPLIVNPHGGPQGVRDGWGFNPEGQLFASRGYATLQVNFRISGGYGKGFLKAGFGQIGRKAMDDVEDGIDYVIKQGWVDKNKIAIYGGSHGGYAVLRGMTKTPDLYACGVDYVGVSNLHTFMETIPPYWEKYKALLYKIWYNPTIPEEKAIMDEVSPALHVDKIKKPLFVVQGANDPRVNIDEADQIVESLRKRGVEVPYMVKYDEGHGFAKEENRLDFYKAMMGFLAEHLK, translated from the coding sequence ATGAAATTATCAATCGCCATAACATTGTTTCTCCTTGGGGGAGCAATAAAGGCCCAAGAATTAAATGGTTCCTATAAAGGCCATCTCGATGTACAGGGAATGCAACTGGACCTCATTGTAAATATTACCCCAACAGACAATGGATTTAGTGCCACTCTCGACGTTCCTGCCCAAGGAGCGAGCGATATTCCTCTCGATTCTGTAGTTTTACAGGATAATAAAGTCACCATTACCTCAGCCAAAATGCAACTGACTTATACTGGGACAGTTTCTGGGGAAACCATTGAGGGCACCTACGAACAGATGGGACAAAAATATCCGCTGACATTGAAGAAAACCGTTAAAACCAAACCTGGAAATACTGCATTGCCATCTTCGGATGAAGAGCTTGCAAAATTGGCTGCCAAAGCCAAAGGCAAGTTTAAATTTACTGTAGAGGATTATTTCAAAACGCCTGATGTATTTTCGTTTAAACTCTCGCCTGACGGAAAATATCTGTCTTATATGAAAAGAAGGGATACTGGAGAGCGGGATGTTTATTTAAAGGAAACAGCGACCCAAAAAGAGAAATTGCTGATAAAACAAGGAGAAGATTTGATCCGAGGCTATTTCTGGGCAAACGATAACCGTATTCTCTATTTACAGGACAAAGGCGGGGACGAGAACTATCATTTGTTTGGAATTGATATAGATGGTTCAAATAAGAACGAACTGACTCCCTATGACGGAGTAAAGGTTGATGTTCTTGAAATGCTAAAGGATGATGATGACCACATTATCGTCCAAATGAACAAGGAGAATCTTCAGCAGGAAGAGCCTTATATGTTAAACATCAATGATGGTGAAGTAACTAAATTATATACTGTTGAAGCAGGAAGTCCACCAGTTGCTGGTTATTCCTTTGACCAAAAAGGAAATCTTCGAGGAATTGGCAGAATGGTTGACGGTGTAAATATCGAGATGCTCTATAAGATCGATGGGGAATTCAAACCAATGATGGTGGTCGAGTTTGGTGATTCCTTTGGTATTGATGAATTTAATCCACGCTCTGAAAACCCGGATGAGGCTTATGTAGTGTCCAATCTAGGAACTGACAAAGCCGAAATCCAACTTTACGATCTTAAAAAGAATGAAAAGATTAAAACCCTATTTAAGAGCGACAAGTTTGATGTTTCGGGACTTTCACTTTCCAGAAAACGTAACTACGAAATAGATTTCTACTATTACCAAGGTGAAAAAACCGAGGTTGTGCCGGTAAGCGATACCTACAAGAAAATCTATGCCCGACTAAAAAAGGAGTTTGGGGATCAGCAGTTCTTTACCCAGGGAAAAACGGATGATGAATCCAAGTATTTGGTAGTTCTTACCAGCGATAAAATTGTGGGCGAATATTATTTGTATGATGTTGAAAAAGATACGGTAACCTTGCTATACAAATTGCTGCCAAACCTGATGGCAGAAGATATGGCTACAATGAAGCCGATTACTTTTAAGAGTAGGGATGGATTAACCCTTCACGGTTATATCACTTTACCACAAGGTTATAAAAAAGGACAAAAACTGCCGTTAATAGTCAATCCTCACGGAGGGCCCCAGGGCGTTCGCGATGGGTGGGGCTTTAACCCAGAAGGACAGTTGTTTGCAAGCCGCGGATATGCTACGCTTCAAGTAAATTTTAGGATTTCGGGAGGCTATGGTAAGGGATTTTTAAAAGCTGGATTTGGACAAATTGGTAGAAAGGCAATGGACGATGTGGAAGATGGAATTGACTACGTAATAAAACAAGGATGGGTCGATAAAAACAAAATCGCTATTTACGGTGGAAGCCACGGTGGATATGCCGTTTTGCGCGGAATGACAAAAACCCCCGATCTATATGCCTGTGGGGTTGATTATGTGGGCGTGAGCAACCTGCACACGTTTATGGAAACCATTCCTCCATACTGGGAAAAATACAAAGCTTTGCTTTACAAAATTTGGTACAACCCAACAATTCCTGAAGAAAAAGCTATTATGGATGAAGTGTCTCCCGCCCTGCACGTTGACAAAATCAAAAAACCATTGTTCGTGGTTCAAGGCGCAAACGATCCGCGGGTGAACATTGACGAAGCTGATCAGATTGTAGAAAGCTTACGAAAACGTGGAGTTGAAGTGCCTTATATGGTGAAATACGATGAAGGCCACGGCTTTGCAAAAGAAGAAAACAGGCTGGATTTTTATAAGGCGATGATGGGCTTTCTTGCGGAGCATTTGAAATAG
- a CDS encoding helix-turn-helix domain-containing protein has protein sequence MRHFLLLLFALILSWSSFSQNKEQLSQLSFDALLDTIQKYQFSDIEKALDAAEAYTLKGKRENDKEKEWLGMQSSILVNVNFRKYKLANEQAENALEFVRSNKLPDLEMQVLLLLGDLHGIVTTVDQQLFYYNELLQLAEKKNDPSYREYALTRIARVHDISGDSQKALNLYKKSLEYFKHKPLDSLYTQIKKNSTLVILYSSMALAHLKLEHIDSAKLYNLEIKKFQEKELDSCYGVYAYLLEGEIAYEEEKFDEARENYEKAYSICPSEYDLMALNKAYALGKIEVGAKNYKRGIEILQSALDDYQVTAAEEGFMRDYYEKLAEAYKNTGNYEKASFYYEKYLVSKTEYTKLKEDAKESFLKRERANFKRDFDAVVSEKESSKSKLNYVLLGASIIVLILLFLLLKFYRNKRANEIKFRDLLAKIEAAPTPDEIIDTKDAVLEEKNTSDVPEGTKQQILSGLKKLEKQEYFLKQECNSYNVAKKIGTNTSYLSKVINSHYGKNFNTYINDLRINYTIIRLKNDVIFRSYSIQSIAEEVGYKSADSFTKYFKKDTGLNPSFYIKEIKNIA, from the coding sequence ATGAGGCATTTTTTACTTCTTCTTTTCGCTCTAATTTTGTCTTGGTCTTCGTTTTCGCAGAACAAAGAACAATTATCCCAATTGTCCTTTGATGCCCTCTTGGATACAATTCAAAAATATCAATTCTCGGATATAGAAAAAGCTCTTGATGCCGCGGAAGCTTATACACTTAAAGGAAAAAGAGAAAATGATAAAGAAAAGGAATGGTTGGGAATGCAATCCTCCATTCTTGTAAATGTCAACTTCAGAAAATATAAATTAGCCAATGAACAGGCCGAAAATGCACTGGAATTTGTAAGAAGTAATAAGCTGCCAGACCTAGAGATGCAGGTTCTCTTGCTCCTTGGAGATTTACATGGTATTGTAACAACTGTTGATCAGCAACTATTTTACTACAATGAACTATTGCAACTGGCCGAAAAGAAAAATGATCCCTCCTACCGAGAGTATGCTTTAACGCGCATTGCCAGAGTGCACGACATTAGTGGCGATTCGCAAAAGGCTTTGAACCTTTATAAAAAATCATTGGAATATTTCAAGCATAAACCGCTAGATTCTCTCTACACTCAAATAAAAAAGAATAGCACACTCGTCATCCTATATAGCAGTATGGCATTGGCGCATTTAAAGTTGGAGCATATTGACTCAGCAAAGTTGTATAATTTAGAAATTAAAAAATTCCAGGAAAAGGAATTGGATTCTTGCTATGGAGTTTACGCTTATCTCTTGGAGGGGGAAATAGCTTATGAGGAAGAGAAATTTGATGAGGCCAGAGAAAATTATGAAAAGGCTTATTCCATTTGTCCGAGTGAATATGATTTAATGGCATTGAATAAAGCATATGCCCTTGGGAAAATCGAGGTTGGAGCTAAAAATTATAAAAGAGGAATCGAGATTTTACAATCGGCTTTGGATGATTATCAAGTGACCGCTGCTGAAGAGGGATTTATGCGCGACTATTACGAAAAGCTCGCCGAGGCCTATAAGAACACGGGGAATTATGAAAAAGCAAGTTTTTATTATGAAAAATATCTGGTTTCGAAAACTGAATATACAAAGCTTAAAGAAGACGCCAAAGAGAGTTTTCTAAAAAGAGAAAGGGCAAACTTTAAAAGGGATTTTGATGCCGTAGTTTCTGAAAAGGAAAGCAGTAAATCCAAATTGAACTACGTTTTACTTGGTGCTTCGATTATAGTGTTAATCCTTCTCTTTTTACTGTTGAAATTTTACCGAAATAAAAGAGCTAACGAAATCAAATTTAGGGATCTTCTCGCCAAAATCGAAGCGGCCCCAACTCCCGATGAAATCATCGACACAAAAGATGCTGTTTTGGAAGAAAAAAATACCAGTGATGTTCCCGAGGGAACAAAACAACAAATCCTTAGCGGACTTAAAAAGCTGGAAAAACAGGAATATTTTTTAAAACAGGAATGCAATTCCTATAACGTTGCCAAGAAAATTGGCACCAATACTTCCTATCTTTCCAAAGTAATTAATTCCCATTACGGTAAAAACTTCAATACCTATATTAATGATCTTCGGATAAACTATACCATCATCCGGTTAAAGAATGATGTTATTTTCCGTTCGTATTCCATCCAATCCATTGCAGAGGAAGTGGGGTATAAATCGGCCGATTCGTTTACCAAATACTTCAAAAAAGATACGGGATTAAACCCTTCTTTCTATATTAAGGAAATCAAGAATATCGCCTAA
- a CDS encoding chloride channel protein: MLYKIKKVIVNFKKFKRAFVNYPFRKFNYVEILLIYIRERMTRIQFLILSGILVGLSAGLAGVLLKVLVHKIQYFVNNDVPFEERMYVFAIFPLVGIVLTSLIVKYLFKGDEDKELSFILKDISKNGSKVKSTKMYSQIIQSAVTVGFGGSVGLETPIAVTGSAIGSNYAQRYSLGFKERTLLLASGAAAGIAAAFDAPIAGVMFAFEILLTGLVFTDFIPLVIAAICGSLLSTIILKEDVLFNLHAREVFYYGNTFYYLALGLLTGLYARYFLVVGQKVHHFFERFKRKILMRAIIGGVLLSALCVAFPPLFGEGYLNIRILHQGNVESLIHESLFRYFGTSQLIIIVFLGLTILMKAFATSITLSSGGNGGNFAPSLVAGGLLGYFFGFVLEMMGMPNVPITNLMLVGMAGVMSGALYAPLTGIFLIAETSSGYDLFIPLMIVSVMAYAINRFFSTINPSYKALADKGEIFTTRQDQNILSHIRLEECINPSTGIIQTKDSMEEVLRKFRNSNQNTMAVVDDENKFWGIINRERLRPFFLGNKPTSESSVSLLASNPSFVVSEVDSVMQVIKMFDEADVWQLPMLDEERKFKGFVSRSAILNNYRQLLREYSE, translated from the coding sequence ATGCTTTACAAGATAAAAAAAGTGATAGTCAACTTTAAAAAGTTCAAAAGAGCTTTTGTAAACTATCCTTTTAGAAAATTCAATTACGTTGAAATTCTTCTCATCTACATTCGCGAGAGGATGACGCGGATTCAGTTTTTGATCCTTTCCGGAATCTTGGTTGGGCTTAGCGCCGGACTTGCGGGTGTTCTTCTAAAAGTGCTCGTGCACAAAATCCAATACTTTGTCAATAATGATGTACCCTTTGAGGAACGGATGTATGTGTTTGCCATCTTTCCACTCGTAGGGATTGTGCTGACTTCATTAATTGTAAAATACCTTTTTAAGGGCGACGAGGACAAGGAGCTATCTTTCATTTTAAAGGATATTTCCAAAAATGGGAGCAAGGTAAAGTCCACTAAAATGTATTCGCAGATAATACAAAGTGCTGTTACCGTTGGATTTGGAGGTTCCGTGGGATTAGAAACCCCTATTGCAGTAACCGGTTCGGCCATTGGTTCCAATTATGCCCAGCGTTATAGTCTGGGATTTAAGGAACGCACTCTTCTGCTCGCCTCGGGAGCTGCAGCGGGAATCGCCGCAGCTTTTGATGCACCCATTGCGGGAGTTATGTTCGCCTTTGAAATCTTATTAACGGGATTGGTTTTTACCGATTTTATTCCCTTGGTAATCGCCGCCATCTGTGGCAGTCTATTGTCAACGATTATCCTAAAAGAAGATGTGCTTTTCAACCTTCACGCGCGCGAAGTCTTTTACTATGGAAATACCTTTTATTATTTAGCACTCGGTTTGCTCACGGGTTTATATGCGAGGTATTTTTTGGTGGTAGGTCAAAAAGTCCATCACTTTTTTGAACGGTTTAAGCGTAAAATATTGATGCGTGCAATCATTGGCGGGGTTTTGCTGTCGGCATTATGTGTTGCATTTCCACCTTTATTTGGAGAGGGATATTTGAATATTCGAATTTTACATCAAGGAAATGTGGAAAGTTTAATACACGAAAGCCTGTTTCGGTATTTTGGAACTTCCCAACTTATAATTATCGTTTTTCTGGGCTTGACCATTTTGATGAAAGCTTTTGCCACAAGTATCACGCTGAGTTCGGGTGGAAATGGAGGGAATTTTGCACCTTCCTTGGTTGCGGGAGGATTGTTGGGTTATTTCTTCGGATTTGTTCTGGAAATGATGGGAATGCCGAATGTACCTATCACTAATCTCATGTTAGTTGGAATGGCCGGGGTAATGTCGGGCGCACTTTACGCTCCGCTTACCGGAATTTTTCTTATCGCCGAAACCAGCAGTGGATACGATCTGTTTATTCCGTTAATGATTGTTTCGGTTATGGCATATGCCATCAACCGTTTCTTTTCCACCATCAATCCTTCGTATAAGGCATTGGCAGATAAAGGCGAGATTTTCACCACCCGCCAGGATCAAAATATCCTTTCGCATATTCGCCTAGAGGAATGTATCAATCCGTCCACGGGAATAATCCAGACGAAGGATAGTATGGAAGAAGTGCTGCGCAAATTCAGGAACAGCAATCAAAATACAATGGCGGTTGTCGATGATGAAAACAAATTCTGGGGAATCATAAACCGCGAACGCCTCCGACCTTTTTTCCTCGGAAATAAACCTACTTCCGAGTCAAGTGTAAGCCTGTTGGCTTCCAATCCATCCTTTGTTGTTTCCGAAGTTGATTCTGTGATGCAGGTAATCAAGATGTTTGACGAAGCGGATGTTTGGCAATTACCGATGCTGGATGAGGAGCGTAAGTTTAAGGGGTTTGTAAGCAGATCGGCAATTTTAAATAATTATAGACAGTTGTTACGGGAGTATTCGGAATAG
- a CDS encoding PH domain-containing protein, producing MKVYRSKSSLFVKIATSGALVLVIMIAVILVMTNDDYGIIGGLIVGAIILGTLIYFYANSLNKIIVDKDSILLKKNIGQISIPKSEIVEVNKFGYSNLSMTYGSKGVFGFIGNTMDDSISLVKDRNNMIGITTQSKKYIFSTEKSDELVREIRPR from the coding sequence ATGAAGGTTTATAGAAGTAAAAGTTCACTATTTGTAAAAATTGCTACAAGCGGAGCCTTGGTTTTAGTGATAATGATTGCAGTAATTCTTGTTATGACCAATGATGATTACGGAATTATTGGCGGATTAATAGTAGGTGCAATAATTCTTGGAACCTTAATTTATTTTTACGCGAACTCCTTAAATAAAATAATAGTGGATAAGGATTCGATTCTACTAAAGAAAAACATTGGACAAATATCCATTCCAAAATCTGAAATTGTTGAAGTGAATAAATTCGGATATTCAAATTTATCAATGACTTATGGAAGTAAAGGGGTTTTCGGCTTTATCGGTAATACCATGGATGATTCCATTAGTCTTGTAAAAGACAGAAACAATATGATTGGAATTACAACGCAAAGCAAAAAATACATATTTAGCACTGAAAAGTCCGACGAATTAGTTCGCGAAATAAGACCGCGCTAG
- a CDS encoding tetratricopeptide repeat protein, which produces MKRKIVYIIALVFLVAIGKNFIGLIGVNIWGYNEIWQNKRSHQSDVPYEDYLAAEQYQYCYQPKIDSLLEVNPKLAIQYIDKVMAIYPDEYFLELYQGIGYYKIDSFEIAYKKFQKSMKKNGKEYPRALQYSGWALVKLEMYDEALLEFRKASEYHSDYNFDMATVFELKKDLPNAIKYYRKEIEHLKKINALAYYKEITQLEKKIANLKKTP; this is translated from the coding sequence TTGAAAAGAAAAATAGTCTACATAATAGCTCTAGTATTTCTGGTCGCCATTGGTAAAAATTTTATTGGATTGATAGGAGTCAATATCTGGGGTTATAATGAAATATGGCAAAATAAGCGTTCTCACCAGTCTGATGTCCCCTATGAAGATTACCTTGCTGCAGAACAGTATCAATATTGTTACCAGCCTAAAATTGACAGTCTTTTAGAGGTTAATCCTAAGTTGGCGATTCAATATATCGACAAGGTTATGGCTATATATCCGGATGAATATTTTTTGGAATTATATCAGGGAATAGGATATTATAAGATTGATTCTTTTGAAATAGCTTATAAGAAATTTCAAAAATCAATGAAAAAAAATGGGAAGGAATACCCAAGAGCGCTTCAATATTCGGGTTGGGCATTGGTTAAGTTAGAAATGTATGACGAGGCGTTGTTGGAATTCCGAAAAGCCTCAGAATACCACTCAGATTATAATTTTGATATGGCTACGGTTTTCGAATTGAAAAAGGATTTACCAAACGCAATAAAGTATTATAGGAAGGAAATTGAACATCTTAAAAAGATTAATGCACTTGCATATTATAAGGAGATCACGCAATTGGAAAAAAAGATCGCCAACTTGAAAAAGACCCCATAA
- a CDS encoding tetratricopeptide repeat protein, with protein sequence MNKIIIFLLLTIISSTSFGQNAAELNEQAIKFIETQEFDKAVPLLEKAAELGSAESQYNLGYCYQAGIGVEQDSEKAVEWYSKSAEQGWNDGLYAMMMAYGNGSGVKQDFNKAFAYAVKCAENEDGTCMYNVINCYKEGLGTDKDLDKMLEWAIRLGKLETPEDLQKSGYITSARLNLAYMYRDGTDVEKDLVKSYHWFLIFNESKKDFSYIQQQQIVEEIQELENKLTTEQKADGQKEAEKLLGRPLRNKVNLFKAEI encoded by the coding sequence ATGAACAAAATTATAATCTTTCTACTTCTCACTATTATCTCTTCAACGAGTTTCGGCCAAAACGCCGCGGAACTAAATGAACAAGCAATAAAGTTTATAGAAACCCAGGAATTTGATAAGGCGGTTCCGCTTTTAGAAAAGGCAGCGGAGTTGGGAAGCGCTGAATCGCAGTATAATTTAGGGTATTGCTATCAGGCGGGGATTGGAGTGGAGCAAGATTCTGAGAAAGCAGTGGAATGGTATAGTAAATCTGCCGAACAAGGTTGGAATGATGGTTTATATGCTATGATGATGGCCTATGGAAATGGCAGTGGTGTAAAGCAGGATTTCAATAAGGCCTTTGCGTATGCCGTGAAATGTGCAGAAAATGAAGATGGAACATGTATGTACAATGTAATTAATTGTTATAAAGAAGGATTGGGAACTGACAAAGACCTTGATAAGATGTTGGAGTGGGCAATCCGTCTTGGAAAGCTTGAAACGCCGGAAGATTTACAAAAAAGTGGATACATCACCTCTGCCAGGTTAAACCTTGCTTATATGTACAGGGACGGAACGGATGTTGAGAAGGATTTAGTTAAAAGTTATCATTGGTTCCTAATCTTCAATGAATCAAAGAAGGATTTCTCCTATATTCAGCAGCAGCAAATTGTAGAAGAAATTCAAGAATTGGAAAATAAGCTGACCACCGAACAAAAAGCGGACGGACAAAAGGAAGCGGAAAAACTACTGGGAAGACCTTTGCGAAATAAGGTAAATCTGTTCAAAGCCGAAATATAA
- a CDS encoding potassium channel family protein produces the protein MQTVLIITGAIILILNFADFFHTTLSGNGFGKISAAVNKGLSVLVLKNKSKTLFKYSGLVHVLATTVVWLLLLLTGIYFINLSGPEMVVNAQTGLPASYLDRFYFMCYVVSTLGNGDFIPGNNLNRIFTGIFSFSGFILLTTALTYFLSVVKAVLQKKQLALYISSMGTDVKQLYNYLSVEDNSQLLKENAHQIRKMIIVASSAYIFFPVVQYFLIDEKRASTELQLARLHEVLLVLQNEFPKSSDNYKRIHGLRKSISYYLDLGLEDQEDYERKPLKIASERQLWKKWGRTCSPHSEMDHSLHAALQGAGWDWEDVYEAEEQTL, from the coding sequence ATGCAAACCGTTTTAATTATAACCGGAGCCATCATATTGATCCTCAACTTTGCCGACTTTTTCCATACCACACTTTCGGGAAACGGTTTCGGAAAAATCTCTGCGGCTGTTAACAAGGGATTGTCGGTCTTAGTTCTTAAAAATAAAAGCAAAACGCTGTTTAAATATTCGGGATTGGTGCATGTGCTCGCCACCACAGTGGTTTGGCTGCTGTTGTTATTAACCGGAATCTATTTTATCAACTTAAGCGGTCCTGAAATGGTGGTAAACGCCCAAACTGGGCTGCCTGCTTCCTATTTGGATCGCTTTTACTTTATGTGCTATGTGGTTTCCACCCTTGGCAATGGCGACTTTATTCCCGGCAACAATCTGAATCGAATATTTACTGGAATTTTCTCTTTTTCGGGTTTTATACTGCTCACTACAGCACTAACCTACTTTTTGTCTGTTGTTAAGGCTGTATTGCAAAAGAAACAACTGGCATTGTACATTTCTTCCATGGGTACGGATGTTAAACAGCTCTACAATTATTTAAGTGTTGAAGATAATTCACAATTACTAAAGGAAAATGCACACCAAATAAGGAAGATGATTATTGTTGCCTCCAGTGCCTACATCTTTTTTCCTGTGGTACAATATTTTCTAATTGATGAAAAAAGAGCGTCCACCGAACTGCAATTGGCACGTTTGCACGAAGTTCTTTTGGTCCTTCAAAATGAGTTTCCCAAAAGCAGTGATAATTATAAAAGAATCCACGGCCTCCGGAAATCTATTTCCTATTATTTGGATTTGGGATTGGAGGACCAGGAGGATTACGAACGTAAGCCATTAAAGATTGCTAGCGAACGACAACTTTGGAAAAAGTGGGGGCGAACCTGTTCCCCACATTCCGAAATGGACCACAGTCTGCACGCTGCTCTCCAAGGTGCGGGATGGGATTGGGAGGATGTATATGAAGCTGAGGAGCAAACGCTTTGA